Proteins from a single region of Chryseobacterium sp. T16E-39:
- a CDS encoding MotA/TolQ/ExbB proton channel family protein, translating into MLLTELTQILFAQIATPAVATDNLEFSFWNIMFHGGAFAKIVMVTVLLLGVFSVYLFFERFFFIKRLSSKTDSNFMNNIEDFIKEGKIESAVDYCRRQNSPEGRILEKGISRLGRPVSDIVSAMESQAQVEVANMEKNLNLLAVVPSIAPMLGLLGTVIGMIIAFFNLSHATGSFSPKTLSEGIYTALGQTAVGLAVAIPANFFYNILLTRIDKFVLKAQNMSGEFLDLINKPL; encoded by the coding sequence ATGCTGTTAACGGAACTTACTCAGATCTTATTTGCGCAAATTGCAACACCCGCAGTTGCCACAGACAACTTAGAATTTTCATTTTGGAATATCATGTTCCACGGAGGGGCTTTCGCTAAAATAGTGATGGTTACCGTGTTACTACTTGGTGTGTTTTCGGTATATCTGTTTTTTGAGCGTTTTTTCTTTATTAAAAGATTGTCTTCAAAGACGGATTCCAATTTTATGAATAATATCGAAGACTTTATTAAAGAAGGAAAAATTGAGTCGGCAGTGGATTATTGCAGAAGACAAAATTCTCCGGAAGGAAGGATATTGGAAAAAGGGATTTCAAGATTGGGAAGACCTGTTTCAGATATTGTAAGCGCAATGGAGTCACAGGCTCAGGTAGAAGTAGCAAATATGGAAAAAAATCTTAACCTTTTAGCTGTGGTACCGAGTATTGCGCCGATGTTGGGACTTTTAGGAACAGTTATTGGGATGATCATTGCCTTCTTTAATTTGTCTCATGCGACAGGGTCTTTCTCTCCAAAAACACTTTCGGAAGGGATCTATACAGCTTTGGGGCAAACGGCTGTTGGTTTGGCAGTAGCTATTCCGGCTAACTTTTTCTACAATATACTATTAACAAGAATTGATAAATTTGTTCTGAAAGCTCAGAATATGTCGGGTGAATTTTTAGACCTTATCAATAAACCTTTATAA
- a CDS encoding ExbD/TolR family protein translates to MKIQRRNKANPEFSLAAMTDVILLMLIFFMITSSAANQSAIDVNLPKTTTADDNIPNPLTVTIKPDGTYYIDDKLVAREQLEQAIVNNLTNQTNKSFTIRADENTLHKDVVFAMEIAEKYKFNIALATVKDK, encoded by the coding sequence ATGAAAATTCAAAGAAGAAATAAAGCAAATCCGGAATTTAGTTTAGCAGCAATGACTGATGTTATTTTGCTTATGCTAATCTTCTTTATGATAACGTCTTCAGCTGCCAATCAAAGTGCGATTGATGTAAATTTGCCAAAAACGACTACTGCTGACGATAATATACCCAATCCACTTACGGTAACAATTAAACCTGATGGAACTTATTATATTGATGATAAGCTTGTTGCCAGAGAACAGCTTGAACAGGCAATCGTTAATAACCTGACAAATCAAACGAATAAGTCTTTTACAATTAGGGCGGATGAAAATACACTGCATAAAGATGTTGTTTTTGCAATGGAAATTGCAGAGAAATACAAGTTTAATATTGCTCTTGCAACTGTTAAAGATAAATAA
- a CDS encoding ferric siderophore ABC transporter substrate-binding protein yields the protein MKSYSVDKNEETRDRIKSGILSILVWSAILLFVFLYKLKPDQNKEPEVVTTMLVNFGDNRNGKGIEEPAEQEGSLASKTEEVTPEPVEAVVPETKTVVKPEPKTETKKSEPKEKVITGNSKKTSVPKKEESKSNKKETTSASASKNNKKSSGTTANSKTGNGDGKGNAAIGNLIKGRGTKAGSQGTGTGVGNNGDPLGGDGNGDSKVGIDRKLIGYIPGTMGRGGAQPQHSCTASGSVTVAYTVDKAGNVVSARRVGGISDPCVSSTSVAWVKKYVKAEKASTSSTGSYKITF from the coding sequence ATGAAAAGCTATAGTGTAGACAAAAACGAGGAAACCCGTGATCGGATAAAAAGTGGAATACTTTCTATTTTAGTCTGGTCTGCAATCCTGCTTTTTGTTTTTCTTTATAAGTTAAAACCGGATCAGAATAAGGAGCCCGAAGTGGTGACGACGATGCTGGTCAACTTTGGAGATAACCGTAATGGAAAAGGGATTGAAGAACCTGCAGAGCAGGAGGGCAGCTTAGCATCCAAAACAGAAGAGGTAACTCCTGAACCTGTGGAGGCTGTTGTTCCTGAGACCAAAACAGTAGTAAAGCCGGAACCAAAGACTGAAACTAAAAAATCAGAACCAAAAGAAAAGGTAATAACCGGAAACAGTAAAAAAACAAGTGTCCCTAAAAAGGAAGAATCAAAGTCTAATAAAAAAGAAACGACAAGCGCTTCGGCTTCTAAAAATAATAAAAAAAGTTCTGGTACAACCGCTAATTCTAAAACCGGAAACGGAGATGGAAAAGGCAATGCTGCTATCGGAAATCTTATAAAAGGAAGAGGGACAAAGGCTGGTAGTCAAGGCACGGGGACGGGTGTTGGAAACAATGGAGATCCTCTAGGGGGAGACGGTAATGGAGACAGTAAAGTCGGAATCGACAGAAAGCTGATTGGTTACATACCGGGAACAATGGGCAGAGGAGGAGCACAGCCACAGCATAGTTGTACAGCAAGCGGATCCGTTACTGTTGCCTATACAGTAGATAAAGCAGGAAATGTAGTCTCTGCAAGAAGAGTAGGTGGGATATCAGATCCATGCGTTTCTTCAACCTCAGTGGCTTGGGTGAAAAAATATGTAAAAGCTGAAAAGGCAAGTACATCATCAACGGGAAGTTATAAGATTACATTCTAA
- a CDS encoding nucleoside recognition domain-containing protein, with translation MVLSRIWSAFIIIAIAIASIKYISSSHYNTIFNDMVVGKGGDTVQIASQKMNTLSPIIKDSLMKKSDFADNRIHYKTDSIKQEVKVYRVQEADGVIGTAETAVKICLGLIGIMTLFMGFMSIAEKAGGINLLSRLIQPFFSKLFPDIPKNHPAFGHMLMNFSANLLGLDNAATPFGLKAMESLQTLNPNKDTASNSQIMFLCLHAGGMTLIPVSIIAIRASMGSKTPTDIFLPCMIATFTATLAAMIIVSLYQKINLLRPIVIAYVGGISAIIGLLVLYLVRLSKDELDTFSKVLSNGLILFIFLAIVLGAVYKKINVFDAFIDGAKEGFTTCVKIIPYLVGMLIAISLLRTSGVFDVIIDGMKWVANMANLDARFVDGLPTALIKPLSGSGARGMMVDTMSTFGADSFQGKLAAVLQGSSDTTFYVIAVYFGAVAVKNTRYAVIAMLLADLVGVITSIALAYLFFA, from the coding sequence ATGGTTCTCAGCAGAATTTGGTCCGCTTTTATTATTATCGCTATTGCTATCGCTAGTATAAAATATATTTCTTCGAGTCATTATAATACTATTTTCAATGATATGGTTGTTGGAAAAGGAGGAGATACGGTACAGATTGCTTCACAAAAAATGAATACACTCTCTCCGATCATTAAAGACAGTCTCATGAAGAAGTCTGACTTTGCCGATAACAGAATTCATTATAAAACAGATTCAATAAAACAAGAGGTTAAAGTATACCGCGTACAGGAAGCAGATGGTGTTATAGGAACCGCAGAAACAGCTGTCAAAATATGTCTCGGATTGATTGGTATTATGACCTTATTTATGGGTTTTATGAGTATTGCTGAAAAAGCAGGTGGAATTAACTTATTAAGCAGACTGATCCAACCATTCTTTTCAAAATTATTTCCTGACATCCCAAAAAACCATCCTGCATTTGGTCATATGCTGATGAATTTCAGCGCAAACCTTCTTGGGCTTGACAATGCTGCAACTCCATTCGGGCTGAAAGCAATGGAAAGTTTGCAAACATTAAATCCAAACAAAGATACCGCAAGCAACTCTCAGATCATGTTTCTTTGTCTTCATGCAGGAGGAATGACTCTGATCCCGGTTTCTATTATAGCCATCAGAGCTTCAATGGGTTCAAAAACGCCGACTGATATCTTTCTCCCATGCATGATTGCTACGTTTACTGCAACACTGGCTGCAATGATTATTGTTTCTCTATATCAAAAGATCAATCTTCTGCGGCCAATAGTAATTGCATATGTTGGAGGAATTTCGGCTATTATCGGACTATTAGTTCTGTATCTTGTTCGACTGAGTAAGGATGAATTGGATACTTTCAGCAAGGTTTTAAGTAACGGACTTATTTTATTTATTTTCCTAGCAATAGTACTGGGAGCCGTTTACAAAAAGATCAATGTTTTTGATGCCTTTATTGATGGAGCCAAAGAAGGCTTTACCACTTGTGTTAAAATCATTCCTTATTTGGTAGGAATGTTAATAGCAATTTCACTTCTCAGAACTTCAGGTGTTTTTGATGTTATTATTGACGGAATGAAATGGGTAGCCAACATGGCTAATTTAGATGCCAGATTTGTAGATGGACTACCAACGGCATTAATAAAACCGCTTTCGGGTTCAGGAGCCAGAGGAATGATGGTTGACACCATGTCCACTTTCGGAGCTGATAGTTTTCAAGGAAAGCTTGCTGCAGTCCTTCAAGGAAGCTCAGATACGACCTTTTACGTCATTGCAGTTTATTTTGGAGCCGTAGCCGTTAAAAACACCAGATATGCTGTTATTGCTATGCTTCTGGCGGATCTAGTAGGCGTTATTACATCTATTGCGTTAGCTTATTTATTTTTCGCCTAG
- a CDS encoding DUF6973 domain-containing protein — protein sequence MRTFKIFFDTIRAMSFKKIMRLLSLVMPHPLFSILSFHATAKAFTIAQKRFPETASNNGIGNAFRHALWCCFILMYCSKISSPQKALDFCKRITDLHEELFPNKPLETKMDLHNNKIGMDYFMEILPGIHRQFFEKSFFIDALIKKMDDAKVLKNLDDDFEGYLVYLDEK from the coding sequence ATGAGAACTTTTAAAATATTTTTCGATACGATCCGGGCAATGAGCTTTAAAAAGATTATGCGTCTTTTATCTCTCGTTATGCCCCATCCCTTATTCTCGATTTTAAGTTTTCATGCTACCGCGAAAGCCTTTACCATTGCTCAAAAACGTTTTCCTGAAACCGCTTCCAATAACGGAATAGGTAATGCATTCAGACATGCCCTTTGGTGCTGTTTTATTCTGATGTACTGCTCTAAAATTTCTTCACCTCAAAAAGCACTCGACTTCTGTAAAAGAATAACTGATCTGCACGAAGAATTGTTCCCCAACAAACCTTTGGAAACAAAAATGGATCTTCACAACAATAAGATTGGAATGGATTATTTTATGGAGATTCTCCCAGGGATCCATCGTCAGTTTTTTGAAAAAAGCTTCTTTATAGACGCATTAATTAAAAAAATGGATGATGCAAAAGTTCTGAAAAATCTGGATGATGATTTTGAGGGGTATTTGGTGTATCTCGATGAAAAATAA
- the accD gene encoding acetyl-CoA carboxylase, carboxyltransferase subunit beta: protein MAFDWFKRKAKNITTSTDEKKDVPKGLWHQTPSGKIVEHEELRKNNYVSPEDGFHVRIGSAEFFDILFDEGKFTELDASVESIDILNFKDTKAYADRLKEVKAKTKLTDSIRNAVGTVKGTEMVVSCMDFAFIGGSLGSVMGEKIRRAVDYCIAHKLPYMIICQSGGARMQEATYSLMQLAKVQAKLAQLSEAGLLYIAYLCDPTFGGITASFAMTADIIMAEPKALIGFAGPRVIRETIGRDLPEGFQTSEFLQEKGFVDFIVKRTEIKDVVSKTVNLLAVHA, encoded by the coding sequence ATGGCATTCGACTGGTTTAAAAGAAAAGCAAAAAACATTACCACTTCTACTGATGAAAAAAAGGATGTTCCTAAGGGGCTTTGGCACCAAACTCCATCAGGAAAAATAGTGGAACACGAAGAGCTTAGGAAAAACAATTACGTTTCTCCTGAAGATGGATTTCATGTAAGAATAGGAAGTGCAGAATTTTTTGATATCCTTTTTGATGAGGGTAAATTCACTGAACTAGATGCTAGTGTCGAAAGTATAGACATCCTAAACTTCAAAGATACAAAAGCTTACGCAGACCGTTTGAAAGAGGTAAAAGCAAAAACAAAACTTACAGATTCTATCAGAAATGCTGTCGGGACTGTAAAAGGAACTGAGATGGTGGTTTCTTGTATGGATTTCGCTTTTATCGGAGGATCTTTAGGTTCTGTAATGGGTGAAAAAATCAGAAGAGCTGTAGATTACTGTATCGCTCATAAACTTCCCTATATGATTATCTGTCAGTCCGGAGGTGCAAGAATGCAGGAAGCGACTTATTCACTAATGCAATTGGCAAAAGTACAGGCTAAATTGGCTCAGCTTTCAGAAGCTGGTCTTTTGTATATCGCTTATTTATGTGATCCTACCTTTGGAGGTATTACGGCTTCTTTTGCGATGACTGCAGATATTATTATGGCAGAACCAAAAGCACTTATCGGTTTCGCCGGACCTAGGGTTATCCGTGAAACAATTGGTAGAGATTTACCGGAAGGTTTCCAAACTTCGGAATTCCTTCAGGAAAAAGGATTTGTAGACTTTATCGTAAAAAGAACTGAGATTAAAGATGTTGTTTCTAAAACAGTAAATTTATTAGCAGTACATGCTTAA
- the fbaA gene encoding class II fructose-bisphosphate aldolase gives MSRIFPAGVATGQLVTDIFQYAKENKFALPAVNVIGSSNVNAVMETAAKLNSPVIIQFSNGGAAFNAGKGLSNDGQKAAILGAIAGARHIHTLAEAYGATVILHTDHCAKKLLPWIDGIMDANEEFFRLTGKSLYSSHMLDLSEEPLEENIEVSAQYFERMAKMQMTLEVEIGVTGGEEDGVDNSDVDNSKLYTQPEDVAYTYEKLKAVSDNFTIAAAFGNVHGVYKPGNVVLTPKILDNSQKFVQEKFGTAAKPVNFVFHGGSGSTLEEIREAIDYGVIKMNIDTDLQFAYTEGVRDYMVNNIDYLRAQIGNPEGEEKPNKKFYDPRVWVRKGEETFSTRLVKAFEDLNNVNTLK, from the coding sequence ATGAGCAGAATTTTTCCGGCAGGAGTTGCCACAGGTCAATTGGTTACTGATATTTTTCAGTATGCTAAAGAAAATAAATTTGCGTTACCAGCTGTAAACGTTATCGGTTCTAGCAACGTAAACGCTGTTATGGAGACTGCAGCAAAATTAAACTCTCCTGTTATTATTCAGTTTTCAAATGGTGGAGCTGCTTTCAATGCAGGAAAAGGATTGAGCAATGATGGACAAAAGGCTGCTATTTTGGGAGCGATTGCCGGAGCAAGACATATCCACACTCTTGCAGAAGCATACGGAGCTACTGTAATTTTACATACTGACCACTGTGCAAAAAAATTATTGCCATGGATCGATGGTATCATGGATGCTAACGAAGAATTTTTCAGATTAACAGGAAAATCTTTGTATTCATCTCACATGCTGGATCTTTCTGAAGAGCCTTTAGAAGAAAACATAGAAGTTTCTGCTCAATATTTTGAAAGAATGGCTAAAATGCAAATGACTTTAGAAGTAGAAATAGGTGTAACAGGAGGAGAAGAAGATGGTGTTGATAATTCTGATGTAGATAATTCTAAATTATATACGCAACCAGAAGATGTAGCTTATACTTATGAAAAACTAAAAGCTGTTTCTGATAACTTTACTATTGCTGCTGCTTTTGGTAACGTACATGGTGTATATAAGCCAGGAAACGTAGTTCTTACTCCAAAAATCCTAGATAATTCTCAGAAATTCGTTCAGGAGAAATTCGGAACTGCTGCGAAACCTGTAAACTTTGTATTCCACGGAGGTTCTGGTTCTACTTTAGAAGAAATCAGAGAGGCAATCGATTACGGTGTAATTAAAATGAATATCGATACCGATCTTCAATTTGCTTATACAGAAGGTGTAAGAGATTATATGGTTAATAATATTGATTATTTAAGAGCTCAAATCGGAAATCCTGAGGGAGAAGAAAAACCTAACAAGAAATTCTATGATCCAAGAGTTTGGGTAAGAAAAGGTGAAGAAACTTTCTCTACAAGATTAGTTAAAGCTTTTGAAGATTTAAATAACGTAAATACTTTAAAATAA
- a CDS encoding NAD kinase — translation MKAAIYSQKKDLDTFLYLSKFVSELESRGVKSVLFDEMAEALQFSKIFETFNNKQDLIEKEVDLFFTFGGDGTIVNSLTFIEDLEIPIVGVNTGRLGFLASFTKEEAFKELDAILKGDVKTSRRSVIEVVSPRSEEFFPYALNDVTVSRKETTSMITVDSFINDEFLNVFWGDGVIVSTPTGSTAYSLSCGGPIISPNNENFVITPIAPHNLNVRPLVVNDSVEIKFKVESRVSQYSLSLDSRLIHIETDKEIIIKKADFQILLVQPNNLSFYETIRQKLLWGRDKRN, via the coding sequence ATGAAGGCAGCTATATATTCTCAAAAAAAAGATCTCGATACTTTTTTATATTTAAGCAAATTCGTTTCAGAACTTGAGAGCAGAGGCGTAAAATCTGTCCTGTTTGATGAAATGGCTGAGGCCCTTCAATTTTCAAAAATATTTGAAACGTTCAACAACAAGCAGGACCTTATCGAAAAGGAGGTGGATCTTTTCTTCACTTTTGGAGGAGATGGAACGATTGTAAATTCTTTGACATTCATCGAAGATCTTGAAATCCCGATTGTTGGAGTAAACACAGGAAGGTTAGGGTTTTTAGCCAGCTTTACCAAGGAAGAGGCTTTTAAGGAACTGGATGCTATCTTAAAAGGAGATGTAAAAACCAGTCGTCGTTCTGTAATTGAAGTCGTGTCTCCAAGATCAGAAGAATTTTTTCCTTACGCTTTAAACGACGTTACCGTTTCAAGAAAAGAAACGACATCAATGATTACAGTAGATTCATTTATAAACGATGAATTCCTAAATGTATTTTGGGGAGACGGAGTGATCGTCTCTACTCCTACAGGTTCCACCGCATATTCATTAAGCTGCGGCGGCCCGATCATTTCTCCTAACAATGAAAATTTTGTCATAACCCCTATTGCCCCGCATAACTTAAATGTGCGGCCTTTAGTCGTTAATGACAGTGTTGAGATAAAATTCAAAGTAGAAAGCCGGGTATCTCAGTATTCCCTTTCTTTAGATTCGAGACTGATACATATAGAAACGGATAAAGAAATCATTATAAAAAAGGCTGATTTTCAGATCCTTCTGGTTCAGCCTAATAACTTAAGTTTTTATGAAACCATCCGTCAGAAATTACTTTGGGGGCGGGATAAAAGAAATTAG
- a CDS encoding CBS domain-containing protein, translating into MFIKDYISKDFPCFSLTDSIESARSTLEDFGYTHVFIKKSHHFYGAIAKDFLYETEGILKDLEHQVERFAILEDNNIMDSIRLFYTFNSNVIPVINKTEKYLGYITCEDVFQDLSRYPLFSESGAILTVEAPARKYSMTEIANIVESNNSKFYGGFISFMSEEVVRITIKISNENLASIDATFDRYDYRIVEKFYSDEKTDLFKDRFGFFQKFIEI; encoded by the coding sequence ATGTTTATCAAGGACTATATCTCAAAGGATTTCCCATGTTTTAGCCTGACTGACTCGATAGAATCAGCAAGAAGCACATTAGAAGATTTTGGATATACGCATGTTTTCATTAAAAAGTCTCATCATTTTTATGGGGCTATTGCCAAAGACTTTCTTTACGAAACTGAGGGAATACTTAAAGATCTGGAGCATCAGGTTGAAAGGTTCGCGATTCTCGAAGATAATAATATCATGGACAGTATCCGTTTGTTTTACACTTTTAATTCCAACGTGATTCCCGTCATCAATAAAACTGAAAAATATTTGGGATATATCACCTGTGAAGACGTTTTTCAGGATTTATCAAGATATCCTTTATTTTCTGAATCCGGTGCTATTCTTACGGTAGAAGCACCTGCAAGAAAGTATTCAATGACAGAAATTGCCAATATTGTGGAGAGTAACAATTCCAAATTTTATGGTGGCTTTATCAGTTTTATGTCTGAAGAAGTGGTTCGTATTACCATAAAGATCAGCAATGAAAACCTGGCGTCAATTGATGCTACTTTTGATCGATACGATTATAGAATTGTTGAAAAATTCTATTCCGACGAGAAAACGGATCTTTTTAAAGACCGATTCGGTTTTTTCCAAAAATTTATAGAAATATAA
- a CDS encoding RNA methyltransferase, producing MVHKLKLEELNRIDVETFKKVEKIPLIVILDNVRSMHNVGATFRTADAFLIEKIILCGITPQPPHREIHKAALGATESVDWGYESDINTAIQDLKSQGFDIIGIEQTSNSTMITDFIIDQSKKYAIILGNEVDGISDEALENIDVFLEIPQLGTKHSLNVSVCGGLVMWEFAKALK from the coding sequence TTGGTACATAAATTAAAACTGGAAGAACTCAACAGAATAGATGTAGAAACATTCAAAAAAGTTGAAAAAATTCCTTTGATCGTCATTTTGGATAATGTAAGAAGTATGCACAATGTGGGCGCCACATTCAGAACGGCAGATGCTTTTTTAATTGAAAAAATAATCCTTTGTGGAATTACCCCCCAACCTCCTCACCGGGAAATTCACAAAGCTGCTTTGGGGGCAACAGAAAGTGTAGACTGGGGATATGAAAGCGATATTAATACCGCAATACAGGATTTGAAGAGTCAGGGATTTGATATTATAGGCATAGAACAAACCAGCAATAGTACAATGATTACGGACTTCATAATTGATCAATCTAAAAAATATGCTATAATTCTGGGTAATGAAGTAGATGGGATTAGTGATGAAGCATTAGAAAACATTGATGTTTTCTTAGAAATTCCTCAGTTGGGAACGAAGCATTCTTTAAATGTAAGTGTATGCGGAGGGCTGGTGATGTGGGAATTCGCCAAGGCCCTAAAATAA
- a CDS encoding toxin-antitoxin system YwqK family antitoxin: MKYIFLLLFSTSSLVFAQKPCGFKDGLQEGSCKQFFENGQVKEVAEWKKGKLDGDAVFYYESGKVQAKGEYKKDYKIKEWAYYDKNGVLTSKEVFRNGEKNVYDNSSTGTFYSPSGTITEISNYRLGKLNGESKVFYENGKSVKQIGYYENGLATGKWKMLYPSGKVQRETEFANDQWNGTRVHYREDGSIEKTEIYKDGKLISTK; the protein is encoded by the coding sequence ATGAAATACATTTTTCTTTTATTATTTTCTACATCTTCGCTGGTTTTTGCACAAAAACCTTGTGGGTTTAAGGATGGATTACAAGAAGGAAGCTGCAAGCAATTCTTTGAAAACGGCCAGGTAAAAGAGGTTGCCGAATGGAAAAAAGGAAAGCTGGATGGTGACGCCGTTTTCTATTATGAAAGCGGAAAAGTTCAGGCAAAAGGGGAATACAAAAAGGACTATAAAATAAAAGAATGGGCTTACTACGACAAAAATGGAGTCTTAACCTCTAAAGAAGTTTTCAGAAACGGCGAAAAAAACGTGTATGACAACAGTTCAACAGGAACTTTTTATTCACCTTCAGGCACCATTACCGAAATTTCCAATTACAGACTAGGAAAACTGAATGGAGAAAGCAAGGTTTTTTATGAAAACGGAAAATCTGTGAAGCAGATTGGCTATTATGAAAACGGACTGGCAACCGGAAAATGGAAAATGCTTTATCCATCTGGAAAAGTTCAGCGTGAAACTGAATTTGCCAATGACCAGTGGAATGGAACGAGAGTTCACTACCGTGAAGATGGAAGTATAGAAAAAACAGAAATATACAAAGACGGAAAATTAATCTCTACAAAATAA
- a CDS encoding bestrophin family protein, translated as MKKIIFVVSTKFMRVYNTKHFLKILFSLHKSDTMKILFPTMILVGIYSYGIEYLEVEYLHLTTKSAVSNVGMIHSLLGFVLSLLLVFRTNTAYDRWWEGRKLWGKLVNDTRNIAIKINLILENDRQSAEQIARYLKFFPHFLAKHLSKESTRLALDEDYSEIENSLKHHGPSEIVILLSHKLNQLKKEGKISDVEMVYLDSQLSGFLDICGGCERIKNTPIPYSYSSFVKKFIILYVLALPVAYVISIGLFMIPLTVFVYYVLMSLELIAEEIEDPFNNDENDIPMETIAQNIEKNVHQIMGLKNKINL; from the coding sequence ATGAAAAAAATTATATTTGTAGTATCAACTAAATTTATGAGAGTTTATAATACCAAGCATTTCCTGAAAATTCTTTTCAGCCTTCACAAAAGTGATACTATGAAAATTCTTTTCCCAACAATGATCCTTGTTGGAATATACTCATATGGAATCGAATATCTGGAAGTTGAATACCTTCATCTCACAACAAAATCAGCGGTAAGCAATGTGGGGATGATTCATTCGCTGCTTGGATTTGTACTTTCTCTATTATTGGTTTTCAGAACAAACACGGCATACGACCGATGGTGGGAAGGAAGAAAACTATGGGGAAAACTTGTTAATGACACCCGAAACATTGCCATTAAGATCAATTTGATTCTTGAAAATGACCGGCAAAGTGCAGAGCAAATAGCAAGATATTTAAAATTCTTTCCTCATTTCCTGGCAAAACATCTGTCCAAAGAGTCCACAAGACTGGCATTGGATGAAGATTATTCTGAAATTGAGAACTCTCTTAAGCATCACGGACCCAGTGAAATTGTCATTCTCCTTAGCCACAAATTGAATCAATTAAAAAAAGAAGGAAAAATTTCAGATGTAGAAATGGTATATCTGGATAGTCAGCTTTCCGGATTTCTGGATATATGTGGTGGATGTGAAAGGATTAAAAATACTCCAATTCCTTATTCTTATTCTTCCTTTGTAAAGAAATTCATCATACTTTATGTATTGGCGTTGCCGGTTGCGTACGTTATCAGTATTGGTCTATTTATGATCCCACTTACTGTCTTTGTATATTATGTATTAATGAGCCTTGAACTTATTGCTGAAGAAATTGAGGATCCTTTCAATAATGATGAGAATGACATTCCGATGGAGACCATAGCACAGAATATCGAAAAGAATGTTCATCAGATCATGGGATTAAAAAATAAAATCAACCTTTAA